A stretch of Streptococcus sp. oral taxon 061 DNA encodes these proteins:
- the ilvN gene encoding acetolactate synthase small subunit has translation MRRMLTAKLQNRSGVLNRFTGVLSRRQVNIESISVGATENPNVSRITIIIDVASQDEVEQIIKQLNRQVDVIRVRDITDKPHLEREVILVKVAAPAEKRAEILAIIQPFRATVVDVAPSSITVQMTGNAEKSEALIRVIRPYGIKNIARTGATGFTRD, from the coding sequence ATGCGTAGAATGTTAACAGCCAAACTTCAAAACCGGTCGGGAGTTCTCAATCGTTTTACTGGTGTCTTGTCTAGACGTCAAGTTAACATTGAGAGCATCTCGGTAGGGGCGACAGAAAATCCCAATGTGTCACGGATTACGATTATCATTGATGTCGCATCTCAGGATGAAGTGGAACAAATCATCAAGCAACTTAACCGCCAGGTCGATGTGATTCGTGTTCGTGATATCACAGATAAACCGCACTTAGAGCGCGAAGTTATTTTGGTAAAGGTTGCAGCACCAGCTGAGAAGCGAGCAGAAATCTTAGCGATTATTCAGCCTTTCCGTGCAACTGTTGTTGATGTGGCTCCAAGCTCCATCACTGTTCAGATGACTGGGAATGCAGAAAAGAGCGAAGCTTTGATTCGGGTTATTCGACCATATGGTATTAAGAATATTGCTCGTACTGGTGCAACTGGATTTACCCGCGACTAA
- a CDS encoding amino acid ABC transporter ATP-binding protein has product MNQPILEIKHLKKSYGQNEVLKDISLTIHKGEVISIIGSSGSGKSTFLRSINLLETPTEGKILYHGENVLEKGYNLTHYREKLGMVFQSFNLFENLNVLENTIVAQTTVLKRERSEAEKIAKENLEKVGMGERYWQAKPKQLSGGQKQRVAIARALSMNPDAILFDEPTSALDPEMVGEVLKIMQDLAQEGLTMIVVTHEMEFARDVSNRVIFMDKGVIAEEGKPEDLFTNPKEERTREFLQRYLR; this is encoded by the coding sequence ATGAATCAACCCATTCTTGAAATCAAACACCTCAAAAAATCCTATGGACAAAACGAGGTCCTAAAAGACATCTCTCTTACTATCCATAAAGGAGAAGTTATTTCTATCATCGGTAGTTCTGGTAGTGGTAAATCAACCTTCCTACGTTCAATCAACTTACTTGAAACACCCACTGAAGGTAAAATCCTTTATCACGGTGAAAACGTCCTCGAAAAAGGCTATAACCTCACTCACTATCGAGAAAAACTAGGAATGGTCTTCCAGTCCTTCAACCTCTTTGAAAATCTCAACGTTCTTGAAAATACGATTGTTGCACAGACTACTGTCCTCAAACGTGAACGATCAGAAGCAGAGAAAATTGCTAAAGAAAACCTTGAAAAAGTTGGAATGGGAGAGCGCTACTGGCAAGCTAAACCAAAACAACTTTCTGGTGGTCAAAAGCAACGTGTTGCCATTGCTCGTGCACTTTCTATGAATCCTGATGCCATTCTCTTTGATGAGCCTACATCAGCTCTTGACCCTGAAATGGTCGGTGAAGTTCTCAAAATCATGCAAGATTTAGCTCAAGAAGGCTTGACCATGATTGTCGTAACCCATGAAATGGAATTCGCTCGCGATGTATCAAACCGCGTCATCTTTATGGATAAAGGTGTCATTGCAGAAGAAGGCAAACCAGAAGATCTATTTACTAATCCCAAAGAAGAACGTACAAGAGAATTTTTACAACGCTATCTTCGATAA
- a CDS encoding undecaprenyl-diphosphate phosphatase: protein MYFFEILKSIFFGIVEGITEWLPISSTGHLILAEEFVKYKDQTEAFKSLFNVVIQLGAIFAVVVIYFNKLNPFKPGKDKVQVRRTWQLWSKVFVATLPLLLVFKFDDWFDTYFHNKVSVAIMLIVYGVAFIYLEKRNKAQAIEPTVTELDKLPYKTALYIGLFQVLSLLPGTSRSGATIIGGLLNGTSRSVVTEFTFYLGIPVMFGASALKIFKFIKAGEVLTFGQFFLLLVAMVVAFAVSMVAIRFLTSYVKKHDFTVFGKYRIVLGSVLLIYSFVRLFV from the coding sequence ATGTATTTTTTTGAAATTTTAAAATCAATCTTTTTTGGTATTGTTGAAGGAATTACGGAATGGTTGCCGATTTCAAGTACTGGTCACTTGATTTTAGCGGAAGAATTCGTCAAATATAAAGACCAAACTGAAGCTTTTAAGTCTTTGTTTAACGTAGTCATTCAACTTGGTGCCATCTTTGCAGTTGTGGTTATCTACTTTAACAAACTTAATCCCTTCAAACCAGGTAAGGATAAAGTTCAAGTTCGTAGAACTTGGCAGTTATGGTCCAAAGTTTTTGTGGCGACCCTACCTCTTCTCCTAGTCTTTAAGTTTGATGATTGGTTTGATACCTATTTCCATAACAAGGTTTCAGTAGCCATTATGTTGATTGTTTATGGGGTTGCCTTTATCTATCTTGAAAAACGCAACAAGGCCCAAGCTATTGAGCCAACAGTTACGGAGTTAGATAAATTACCTTACAAAACAGCATTGTATATCGGTCTTTTCCAAGTTTTGTCCCTTTTACCAGGAACTAGTCGTTCTGGTGCCACAATCATTGGTGGTTTGTTAAATGGTACTAGTCGTTCAGTGGTGACAGAATTTACCTTCTATCTAGGAATTCCAGTTATGTTTGGAGCCAGCGCTTTGAAGATTTTTAAATTCATCAAGGCTGGAGAAGTCTTGACTTTTGGCCAATTCTTCTTACTTCTAGTTGCTATGGTAGTGGCTTTTGCAGTCAGCATGGTTGCTATTCGTTTCTTGACCAGCTATGTCAAAAAACACGACTTTACAGTGTTTGGTAAATACCGTATTGTTCTTGGTAGTGTCTTACTAATTTATAGCTTTGTTCGATTATTTGTATAA
- the ilvC gene encoding ketol-acid reductoisomerase — translation MAVQMEYEKDVKVAALDGKKIAVIGYGSQGHAHAQNLRDSGHDVIIGVRPGKSFDKAKEDGFDTYTVAEATKLADVIMILAPDEIQQELYEAEIAPNLEAGNAVGFAHGFNIHFEFIKVPADVDVFMCAPKGPGHLVRRTYEEGFGVPALYAVYQDATGNAKDIAMDWCKGVGAARVGLLETTYKEETEEDLFGEQAVLCGGLTALIEAGFEVLTEAGYAPELAYFEVLHEMKLIVDLIYEGGFKKMRQSISNTAEYGDYVSGPRVITEQVKENMKAVLADIQNGTFANDFVNDYKAGRPKLTAYREQAANLEIEKVGAELRKAMPFVGKNDDDAFKIYN, via the coding sequence ATGGCAGTTCAAATGGAATACGAAAAAGATGTTAAAGTAGCAGCACTTGACGGTAAAAAAATCGCTGTTATCGGTTATGGTTCACAAGGTCATGCTCACGCTCAAAACTTGCGTGATTCAGGTCACGATGTGATTATCGGCGTTCGTCCAGGTAAATCATTTGATAAAGCTAAAGAAGATGGTTTTGATACTTACACAGTAGCAGAAGCAACTAAATTGGCTGATGTTATCATGATTTTGGCTCCAGACGAAATTCAACAAGAATTGTACGAAGCAGAAATTGCTCCAAACTTGGAAGCTGGGAATGCAGTTGGATTTGCGCATGGTTTCAATATCCACTTCGAATTCATCAAAGTTCCTGCAGATGTTGATGTCTTCATGTGCGCGCCTAAAGGACCAGGACACTTGGTACGTCGTACTTATGAAGAAGGATTTGGTGTTCCAGCACTTTACGCTGTATACCAAGATGCTACAGGAAATGCTAAAGACATCGCTATGGACTGGTGTAAAGGTGTTGGTGCAGCGCGTGTAGGTCTTCTTGAAACAACATACAAAGAAGAAACTGAAGAAGATTTGTTTGGTGAACAAGCAGTTCTTTGCGGTGGTTTGACTGCCCTTATCGAAGCTGGTTTTGAAGTCTTGACTGAAGCTGGATACGCTCCAGAATTGGCTTACTTCGAAGTGCTTCACGAAATGAAATTGATCGTTGACTTGATCTACGAAGGTGGATTCAAGAAAATGCGTCAATCAATCTCTAACACAGCTGAATACGGTGACTACGTGTCAGGTCCACGTGTGATTACTGAACAAGTGAAAGAAAATATGAAAGCAGTTCTTGCTGATATCCAAAATGGTACATTTGCTAACGACTTTGTCAACGACTACAAAGCTGGACGTCCAAAATTGACTGCTTACCGTGAACAAGCAGCTAACCTTGAAATTGAAAAGGTTGGTGCAGAATTGCGTAAAGCAATGCCATTTGTTGGTAAAAACGACGATGACGCATTCAAAATCTACAACTAA
- a CDS encoding acetolactate synthase large subunit yields the protein MEKIILDSPKSGSELVLETLRDLGIDTIFGYPGGAVLPLYDAIYNFKGIRHILGRHEQGCLHEAEGYAKSTGKLGVAVVTSGPGATNAITGIADAMSDSVPLLVFTGQVARAGIGKDAFQEADIVGITMPITKYNYQVRETADIPRVITEAVHIATTGRPGPVVIDLPKDVSALETDFVYSSEIDLPSYQPTLEPNEMQIKKILKQLSKAKKPVLLAGGGISYAEAAAELNEFAERYQIPVVTSLLGQGTIATSHPLFLGMGGMHGSFAANIAMTEADFMISIGCRFDDRLTGNPKTFAKNAKVAHIDIDPAEIGKIIAVDIPVVGDAKKALQQLLAEPIVRNNTEKWIEKVTKDKNRVRSYDKKERVVQPQAVIERIGELTKGDAIVVTDVGQHQMWTAQYYPYQNERQLVTSGGLGTMGFGVPAAIGAKIANPDKEVVLFVGDGGFQMTNQELAILNIYKIPIKVIMLNNHSLGMVRQWQEAFYEGRTSESVFDSLPDFQLMAQAYGIKNYKFDNPETLEKDLEVIMEDVPMFIEVDISRKEHVLPMVPAGKSNHEMLGVKFNA from the coding sequence ATGGAGAAAATCATTTTAGATTCACCAAAGTCGGGATCAGAACTTGTTTTGGAAACACTCCGTGATTTAGGAATCGACACGATCTTCGGTTATCCAGGCGGAGCTGTATTGCCTTTATATGATGCTATTTATAATTTTAAAGGTATCCGCCATATTCTAGGTCGTCATGAACAAGGTTGTCTTCATGAAGCTGAAGGTTATGCTAAGTCAACAGGAAAACTTGGTGTCGCAGTCGTCACAAGTGGACCAGGAGCTACGAATGCCATTACAGGTATTGCAGATGCCATGAGTGACAGTGTTCCCCTTTTGGTCTTCACAGGACAAGTCGCAAGAGCGGGAATCGGTAAGGACGCTTTCCAAGAAGCAGATATTGTCGGAATTACCATGCCGATTACCAAGTACAACTACCAGGTTCGAGAGACAGCGGACATCCCACGTGTGATTACAGAGGCTGTACATATTGCGACTACGGGTCGTCCAGGACCAGTTGTGATTGACTTGCCAAAAGATGTTTCTGCTCTTGAAACGGACTTCGTCTATTCATCGGAGATAGATTTACCAAGTTATCAACCAACTCTAGAGCCAAATGAGATGCAAATCAAGAAAATCTTGAAACAACTTTCTAAGGCTAAGAAACCAGTCTTACTAGCTGGTGGTGGTATTAGTTACGCTGAAGCTGCTGCAGAGTTAAATGAATTTGCAGAGCGTTATCAAATTCCAGTTGTTACAAGTCTTTTGGGACAAGGAACAATCGCAACTAGCCACCCTCTATTTTTGGGAATGGGTGGAATGCATGGTTCCTTTGCAGCCAACATTGCTATGACTGAAGCAGATTTTATGATTTCGATTGGGTGTCGTTTTGATGACCGTTTGACTGGTAATCCTAAGACATTTGCGAAGAATGCCAAAGTAGCGCATATTGATATCGATCCAGCGGAGATTGGTAAGATTATCGCTGTTGATATCCCAGTTGTTGGAGATGCGAAAAAGGCCTTGCAGCAGTTGCTAGCTGAGCCAATCGTTCGTAACAATACTGAAAAATGGATTGAAAAAGTTACCAAAGATAAGAATCGTGTTCGTTCTTATGATAAGAAGGAGCGTGTCGTCCAACCACAAGCAGTTATTGAACGTATCGGTGAGTTGACGAAGGGGGACGCCATTGTTGTAACGGACGTCGGCCAACACCAAATGTGGACAGCTCAATACTATCCTTACCAAAATGAGCGTCAATTGGTAACCTCAGGTGGTCTAGGAACCATGGGATTCGGAGTTCCTGCAGCCATTGGAGCAAAAATTGCCAATCCAGATAAGGAGGTCGTGCTCTTTGTCGGTGATGGTGGTTTCCAAATGACCAATCAGGAATTGGCAATCTTGAACATCTACAAGATTCCAATCAAGGTTATCATGCTTAATAACCATTCACTTGGGATGGTTCGTCAGTGGCAAGAAGCCTTTTATGAAGGGCGAACATCAGAGTCGGTCTTTGACAGTCTTCCTGACTTCCAATTGATGGCTCAAGCCTACGGGATTAAGAATTATAAATTTGACAATCCTGAAACATTAGAGAAGGATTTGGAAGTTATCATGGAAGATGTACCAATGTTTATTGAAGTTGACATTTCTCGGAAAGAGCATGTTTTGCCGATGGTACCAGCTGGTAAGAGTAACCATGAAATGTTGGGGGTGAAGTTTAATGCGTAG
- a CDS encoding DUF2207 domain-containing protein yields the protein MKKRWLIVLIFTCLIIVPKLVFAVDFSIPSYKGELYIHGDNTAEFRQKIVYQFEEDFNGQIVGIGRAGKMPSGFEIVPQPKVEAFKNSHKIENLTSEVTEETNGYTVKVYNPGQEGDRVEVELTWQLKNLLFLYDDIAELNWQPLTDSSESIEKFEFHVSGEKGAEKLFFHTGQLYREGRIEQSGHDYTIRLDNLPSKRGVELHAYWPRTDFASATDQDLKGNRLEEFNKIEDSIVREKEQSKQLVTWVFPSILSISLLLSICFYFIYRRKTTPSVKYAKNHRLYEPPMELEPMVLSEAVYSTSLEEVSPLIKGTGKFDFNQLIQATLLDVIDRGNVSIISEGDAVILRLVKEDGLAIFERTCLNLAFSGKKEVAVSDLFADYKVSESLYRGAKAADERRIQTKGRKLKSSFEEALKEMQEGVRNRVTFWGLPDYYRPLTGVEKALQVGMGLSTILPLFIGFGLFLYSLDVHAYFYLPLSVLSFLGLVLAVFYYWKLRLDNRDGVLNEAGAEVYYLWTSFENMLRDIARLDQAELESIVVWNRLLVYATLFGYADKVSHLMKVHHIQVENPDINLYVAYSWHSMFYHSTAQMSHYVSVANTASTFSVSSGSGSSGGGFSGGGGGGSVGAF from the coding sequence ATGAAAAAAAGATGGTTAATAGTACTTATATTTACTTGTCTGATAATTGTTCCAAAATTGGTTTTTGCCGTGGATTTTAGCATTCCATCATATAAAGGAGAACTGTATATTCATGGAGATAATACAGCGGAATTTAGGCAGAAGATAGTTTACCAGTTCGAGGAGGATTTTAATGGCCAAATCGTGGGGATTGGTCGTGCAGGCAAGATGCCTAGTGGATTTGAAATTGTTCCTCAGCCAAAGGTTGAGGCCTTTAAAAATAGTCATAAAATCGAAAATCTTACTAGCGAAGTGACAGAAGAAACGAATGGTTATACTGTTAAAGTCTATAATCCAGGTCAGGAAGGGGACAGGGTCGAAGTGGAACTTACCTGGCAATTGAAAAATCTTCTTTTCCTATATGATGATATCGCTGAATTAAATTGGCAACCCTTAACAGATAGTTCAGAATCTATTGAAAAGTTTGAGTTTCACGTAAGTGGAGAGAAGGGGGCTGAAAAACTCTTTTTTCACACAGGGCAACTCTATAGAGAGGGAAGGATTGAACAGAGTGGTCATGACTATACTATTCGTTTAGACAATCTTCCGTCTAAGCGCGGAGTTGAGTTGCATGCATACTGGCCTCGAACTGATTTTGCTAGCGCTACGGATCAGGACTTGAAAGGGAATCGTTTAGAAGAGTTTAATAAGATAGAAGACTCGATTGTTAGAGAAAAAGAGCAGAGTAAACAACTCGTTACTTGGGTGTTTCCTTCAATACTTTCCATCTCCTTGTTATTGAGTATCTGCTTCTATTTTATTTATAGAAGAAAAACCACTCCTTCAGTCAAATATGCCAAAAATCATCGTCTCTATGAACCGCCGATGGAATTAGAGCCTATGGTTTTATCTGAAGCTGTTTACTCGACCTCCTTGGAGGAAGTGAGTCCTCTAATTAAAGGAACAGGCAAATTCGACTTCAACCAGCTTATTCAGGCTACCTTGTTAGATGTAATTGACCGTGGGAATGTCTCTATTATTTCAGAAGGAGATGCAGTTATTTTAAGGTTGGTAAAAGAAGATGGCTTGGCAATCTTTGAGCGAACCTGTCTAAATCTGGCCTTTTCAGGTAAAAAAGAAGTTGCTGTTTCTGATTTGTTTGCGGATTATAAGGTCTCTGAGAGTCTTTACCGTGGAGCAAAAGCTGCTGATGAAAGACGGATTCAAACAAAAGGTCGTAAGCTCAAATCCTCTTTCGAAGAAGCATTGAAAGAGATGCAAGAAGGAGTGAGAAATCGGGTTACCTTCTGGGGACTCCCAGATTACTATCGTCCTTTAACTGGTGTGGAAAAGGCCTTGCAAGTGGGTATGGGACTTTCTACTATCCTACCTCTATTTATCGGATTTGGTTTGTTCTTGTACAGTTTAGATGTTCATGCTTATTTTTACCTCCCTTTGTCAGTACTTAGTTTTCTAGGTTTGGTTTTGGCTGTTTTCTATTATTGGAAGCTTCGACTAGATAATCGTGATGGTGTCCTAAATGAAGCAGGAGCAGAAGTCTACTATCTCTGGACCAGTTTTGAAAATATGTTGCGTGACATTGCACGATTGGATCAGGCTGAATTGGAAAGTATTGTTGTTTGGAATCGTCTATTAGTGTATGCAACTTTGTTTGGATATGCTGATAAGGTTAGCCATTTGATGAAGGTTCACCACATCCAAGTAGAAAATCCAGATATCAATCTCTATGTAGCTTATAGCTGGCACAGTATGTTTTATCATTCAACAGCACAAATGAGCCATTATGTTAGTGTCGCAAATACAGCAAGTACCTTTTCTGTATCATCCGGAAGCGGTAGCTCTGGAGGTGGCTTCTCAGGCGGTGGCGGTGGTGGAAGTGTTGGTGCTTTCTAA
- a CDS encoding SPFH domain-containing protein, whose protein sequence is MVLQVLLVLVILMLIVGAVLVSSVYVVRQQSVAIIERFGKYQKLSNSGIHLRAPFGIDKIAARVQLRLLQSEIVVETKTQDNVFVTMNVATQYRVNELNVTDAYYKLMRPEAQIKSYIEDALRSSVPKLTLDELFEKKDEIALEVQKQVAEEMSTYGYIIVKTLITKVEPDAEVKQSMNEINAAQRKRVAAQELAEADKIKIVTAAEAEAEKDRLHGVGIAEQRKAIVDGLADSIKELKGANVELTEEQIMSILLTNQYLDTLNNFADKQGNNTIFLPANPNGVEDIRTHILSALKAK, encoded by the coding sequence ATGGTTTTACAAGTTTTACTTGTTCTAGTGATTCTAATGCTTATTGTAGGAGCTGTGTTAGTGAGCTCTGTTTATGTCGTTCGTCAACAATCTGTTGCAATTATCGAACGATTTGGTAAGTATCAAAAGTTAAGTAATAGTGGTATTCATCTACGGGCACCATTTGGCATTGACAAAATTGCAGCTCGTGTGCAGCTACGCCTTTTACAAAGTGAGATCGTGGTTGAAACCAAAACCCAAGATAACGTTTTTGTGACTATGAATGTCGCAACTCAGTATCGTGTAAATGAGTTAAACGTTACAGACGCTTACTATAAATTGATGAGACCTGAAGCTCAAATCAAATCTTATATTGAAGATGCATTGCGCTCATCTGTTCCTAAGTTAACTTTGGATGAATTGTTTGAGAAAAAAGATGAAATTGCATTAGAAGTTCAAAAGCAAGTAGCGGAAGAAATGTCAACGTATGGGTATATTATCGTTAAGACGCTCATTACCAAAGTTGAGCCGGATGCAGAAGTCAAACAATCAATGAACGAAATTAATGCTGCCCAACGTAAGAGAGTGGCAGCTCAAGAATTGGCTGAAGCAGATAAAATTAAGATCGTTACAGCGGCAGAAGCTGAGGCAGAAAAAGATCGCCTCCATGGTGTGGGGATCGCAGAGCAGCGGAAAGCAATTGTTGATGGACTTGCTGATTCTATTAAAGAGTTAAAAGGAGCCAATGTCGAATTAACTGAAGAACAAATTATGTCAATCCTATTAACCAATCAGTATTTGGATACATTGAATAATTTTGCAGATAAACAAGGAAATAATACAATATTCTTGCCAGCAAATCCTAATGGAGTTGAAGATATTCGAACCCATATATTATCAGCTTTGAAAGCTAAATAA
- a CDS encoding ABC transporter substrate-binding protein/permease: MKKLCLSILASLALTLGLVSQVQADEYLRIGMEAAYAPFNWTQDDDSNGAVKIDGTNQYANGYDVQIAKIIAKDLGKEPLIVKTKWEGLVPALTSGKIDMIIAGMSPTAERKQEIAFSSSYYTSEPVLLVKKDSAYANAKTLDDFKDAKITSQQGVYLYDLISQIPGAKKETAMGDFAQMRQALEAGVIDAYVSERPEALTAESANAKFKMIQPEPGFKTGEEDTSIAIGLRKDDERISQINASIETITKEEQVALMDRMIKEQPVQATTTEENSSNFFSQVAKILSENWQQLLRGAGITLLISIIGTIVGLVIGLAIGVFRTAPQSENQFFYVIQNIVGWILNIYIEIFRGTPMIVQSMVIYYGTAQAFGINLDRTLAAIFIVSINTGAYMTEIVRGGILAVDKGQFEAATALGMTHNQTMRKIVLPQVVRNILPATGNEFVINIKDTSVLNVISVVELYFSGNTVATQTYQYFQTFTIIAVIYFVLTFTVTRILRYIEKRMDMDTYTTGANQMQTEDLK, from the coding sequence ATGAAAAAATTATGCTTATCTATCCTTGCTAGCCTAGCCCTTACTCTAGGACTAGTTAGCCAGGTCCAAGCCGATGAATATTTACGCATCGGGATGGAAGCAGCTTACGCCCCTTTCAACTGGACACAAGACGACGACAGTAACGGCGCTGTCAAGATTGATGGAACAAACCAATATGCTAACGGTTACGATGTTCAAATTGCAAAAATAATCGCTAAAGATCTGGGTAAAGAACCACTCATTGTAAAAACAAAATGGGAAGGACTTGTTCCAGCCCTTACTTCTGGTAAGATTGATATGATTATTGCAGGTATGAGTCCAACTGCTGAACGCAAACAAGAAATTGCCTTCTCAAGCAGCTACTACACTAGCGAACCCGTACTATTAGTCAAAAAAGATTCTGCCTATGCAAACGCCAAAACACTAGATGATTTTAAAGATGCAAAAATCACTTCTCAACAAGGGGTTTACCTTTATGACTTGATTTCTCAAATTCCAGGCGCTAAAAAAGAAACTGCCATGGGTGATTTCGCTCAAATGCGTCAAGCTCTTGAAGCTGGTGTCATTGACGCTTATGTTTCTGAACGCCCTGAAGCCCTAACTGCTGAATCAGCAAATGCCAAATTTAAAATGATTCAGCCTGAACCTGGTTTTAAAACTGGAGAAGAAGATACCTCTATCGCTATCGGTCTTCGTAAGGATGACGAACGTATCAGCCAAATCAATGCTAGCATTGAAACCATCACTAAAGAAGAACAAGTTGCCCTAATGGATCGTATGATTAAAGAACAACCTGTTCAAGCTACAACTACTGAAGAAAACAGCAGTAATTTCTTTAGCCAAGTTGCTAAAATTCTAAGTGAAAACTGGCAACAACTCTTGCGAGGTGCCGGAATCACACTTTTAATTTCCATTATCGGTACTATCGTTGGTCTCGTTATTGGTCTTGCTATCGGTGTTTTTCGTACTGCGCCCCAATCTGAAAATCAATTTTTCTACGTCATCCAAAATATAGTTGGTTGGATTCTCAATATCTATATTGAAATTTTCCGTGGAACTCCTATGATTGTACAATCTATGGTTATCTACTATGGAACTGCCCAGGCTTTCGGAATCAACCTAGACCGTACTCTCGCTGCTATCTTTATCGTTTCTATCAATACCGGTGCCTACATGACCGAAATCGTTCGTGGTGGTATCCTGGCTGTTGACAAGGGACAATTTGAAGCAGCTACTGCACTTGGTATGACTCATAATCAAACCATGCGTAAGATTGTTTTACCTCAGGTAGTTCGAAACATTTTACCTGCGACTGGTAATGAGTTCGTCATCAACATCAAGGATACTTCTGTATTGAATGTTATCTCTGTTGTAGAACTTTACTTCTCAGGAAATACAGTAGCAACACAAACCTACCAATACTTCCAAACCTTTACTATTATCGCAGTTATCTACTTTGTCCTCACCTTTACAGTAACACGTATCCTACGCTATATCGAAAAACGAATGGATATGGATACCTACACAACAGGAGCTAACCAAATGCAAACGGAGGATTTGAAATAA
- the ilvA gene encoding threonine ammonia-lyase IlvA produces the protein MLSAKDVVKAHKVLSGVVVNTPLEYDHYLSEKYGAKIYLKKENAQRVRSFKIRGAYYAISQLTKEERERGVVCASAGNHAQGVAYTCNEMKIPATIFMPITTPQQKIGQVRFFGGDFVTIKLVGDTFDASAKAAQEFTVAENRTFIDPFDDPYVQAGQGTVAYEILEEARKESIDFDTVLVPVGGGGLIAGVSTYIKETNPAIEVLGVEANGARSMKAAFEAGGPVKLKEIDKFADGIAVQKVGQLTYEATRKNVETLIGVDEGLISETLIDLYSKQGIVAEPAGAASVAALEVLSDYIKGKTICCIISGGNNDINRMPEMEERALIYDGIKHYFVVNFPQRPGALREFVNDILGPNDDITRFEYIKRASKGTGPVLIGIALANKHDYAGLIHRMEKFDPSYINLNGNETLYNMLV, from the coding sequence ATGCTTAGTGCAAAAGATGTGGTGAAGGCCCACAAGGTTCTGAGTGGTGTAGTAGTCAATACACCACTAGAATATGATCATTACTTATCAGAAAAATACGGAGCTAAAATTTATCTCAAAAAAGAAAATGCTCAACGAGTTCGATCGTTTAAGATTCGAGGAGCTTATTATGCCATCTCACAATTGACTAAGGAAGAACGTGAGCGTGGAGTTGTCTGTGCGTCAGCGGGAAATCACGCTCAAGGTGTTGCCTACACTTGTAATGAGATGAAGATTCCTGCAACAATCTTTATGCCAATTACAACGCCTCAACAGAAAATTGGTCAGGTTCGTTTTTTTGGTGGAGATTTTGTAACTATCAAATTGGTAGGAGATACCTTTGATGCATCTGCCAAGGCTGCTCAAGAGTTTACAGTCGCTGAAAATCGTACCTTTATTGATCCTTTTGATGATCCTTATGTTCAAGCTGGTCAGGGTACGGTAGCCTATGAAATTTTAGAAGAAGCGCGAAAAGAATCCATTGATTTTGATACTGTCTTGGTGCCTGTAGGCGGTGGAGGACTCATTGCAGGAGTTTCTACTTATATAAAGGAAACGAATCCTGCTATTGAAGTTCTTGGTGTAGAAGCTAACGGAGCTCGTTCCATGAAGGCGGCATTTGAGGCTGGAGGTCCCGTTAAACTCAAAGAAATTGATAAGTTTGCAGACGGAATCGCTGTGCAGAAGGTTGGACAGTTGACCTATGAAGCAACCCGTAAAAATGTTGAAACGCTTATCGGAGTGGACGAAGGCTTAATCTCTGAGACCTTGATTGATCTTTATTCTAAACAAGGAATTGTAGCTGAGCCTGCTGGTGCTGCTAGTGTGGCGGCTCTGGAAGTACTGTCAGACTATATAAAAGGAAAGACCATTTGTTGTATTATCTCTGGAGGAAATAACGATATCAACCGTATGCCAGAGATGGAAGAGCGTGCCTTGATTTATGATGGCATCAAGCATTACTTTGTGGTAAACTTCCCACAACGTCCAGGGGCTCTTCGAGAATTTGTAAATGATATCTTGGGGCCAAATGATGATATCACTCGTTTTGAGTATATTAAACGTGCCAGCAAGGGAACAGGACCAGTCTTAATCGGGATTGCTCTTGCTAACAAGCATGATTATGCGGGCTTGATTCACCGAATGGAGAAATTTGATCCGTCTTATATTAACTTGAATGGGAATGAAACTCTATATAATATGCTTGTTTAA